The Pseudomonadota bacterium genome includes a region encoding these proteins:
- the galE gene encoding UDP-glucose 4-epimerase GalE produces MVLSRILVLGGAGYIGSHMVRLLVRSGHQVVVGDNLSTGHRWAVGEAELVEVDILDRPALDDVLASCPFDAVMHFCARSLVGESVRDPLAYYRNNVTGTLNVLEAMRGGGVSRLVFSSTAAIFGEPEQAKIDEDHPACPINPYGASKWMVERMLADAATACGLRSVSLRYFNAAGASPAGDIGEAHEPETHLVPNILKAALGHGPQLKVFGNDYPTPDGTCLRDYIHVDDLARAHLLALDWMDNHEGAHCFNLGNGRGFSVLEVIEAARRVTGRDIAYTLAARRPGDPAILVASAERARRLLGWEPEYTRIESIIETAWRWHRRGGSCG; encoded by the coding sequence GTGGTTTTGAGTCGAATACTGGTGCTCGGCGGGGCGGGCTACATTGGCAGCCATATGGTGCGCCTGCTGGTTCGCAGCGGCCATCAGGTGGTGGTGGGCGACAACCTCTCGACCGGGCATCGCTGGGCGGTGGGTGAGGCCGAGCTGGTCGAAGTCGATATCCTCGACCGCCCTGCCCTCGATGATGTGCTGGCGTCTTGTCCGTTCGATGCGGTCATGCACTTCTGTGCACGCTCGCTGGTCGGCGAGTCGGTGCGCGATCCGCTGGCCTACTATCGCAACAACGTCACCGGTACGCTCAACGTGCTCGAGGCGATGCGTGGCGGCGGCGTGTCGCGGCTGGTTTTTTCTTCCACCGCGGCCATTTTCGGCGAGCCGGAGCAGGCGAAGATCGACGAAGACCATCCGGCCTGTCCGATCAATCCCTACGGGGCAAGCAAGTGGATGGTCGAGCGCATGCTGGCCGATGCCGCCACTGCATGCGGACTGCGTTCGGTCTCGCTGCGCTATTTCAACGCCGCCGGCGCCAGTCCGGCCGGTGATATCGGTGAGGCGCACGAGCCCGAGACCCACCTGGTTCCCAACATATTGAAGGCCGCGCTGGGCCACGGGCCACAGCTGAAGGTGTTCGGCAACGACTATCCGACCCCCGACGGCACCTGTCTGCGCGACTACATCCACGTTGACGATCTCGCGCGCGCCCATCTGCTGGCGCTGGACTGGATGGACAACCACGAGGGCGCACACTGCTTCAATCTGGGCAACGGCCGCGGCTTCAGCGTGCTGGAAGTCATCGAGGCCGCCCGGCGGGTTACCGGACGCGACATCGCCTACACCCTGGCCGCGCGCCGCCCCGGCGACCCGGCCATACTGGTGGCCAGCGCCGAGCGGGCACGCAGGCTGCTGGGCTGGGAGCCAGAATACACCCGGATCGAATCGATCATCGAGACGGCCTGGCGCTGGCATCGGCGCGGCGGCTCATGCGGGTGA
- a CDS encoding lasso peptide biosynthesis B2 protein translates to MAGPRPIRIALRFLHSPLACLQALPYVLAAARRVARLEGPMGMRQRVGQLRRGKPLPASIADPRMLAGMVNALLPVLPPYGTGRCYRRSLILLNLWSRCGLVPVVHLGVRPARHKPVEGHVWLTAPGIETARADTRITALTRIDVASTWPKSAPDSRPDQCRW, encoded by the coding sequence ATGGCCGGCCCACGACCGATCCGCATTGCCTTGCGGTTCCTGCACAGCCCGCTGGCCTGCTTGCAGGCGCTGCCTTATGTGTTGGCCGCGGCGCGGCGTGTGGCCCGGCTTGAAGGACCAATGGGCATGCGCCAGCGCGTCGGGCAGCTTCGCCGCGGCAAGCCACTGCCGGCAAGCATCGCCGATCCGCGCATGCTGGCTGGCATGGTCAATGCACTGCTGCCTGTCTTGCCCCCATACGGTACCGGCCGCTGCTATCGACGATCGCTGATCCTGCTCAACCTGTGGTCGCGCTGCGGGCTGGTCCCGGTCGTGCACCTCGGGGTTCGTCCGGCCCGCCACAAACCCGTCGAAGGCCATGTCTGGCTCACCGCTCCGGGTATCGAAACCGCCAGGGCGGACACCCGCATCACGGCGTTGACGAGAATCGATGTTGCATCAACCTGGCCAAAGTCTGCTCCGGATTCTCGACCAGATCAGTGCCGGTGGTGA
- a CDS encoding lasso peptide biosynthesis B2 protein: protein MWRRLGQLPGDERADLLPAAWRLVVVWLLLGTVGPTRSRRWLGRSASKPAVSDDELACWRRRALGLKRIGARLPGARCLARSLCLWWWMRSAGLDAMLEMGVRRDESGAVTGHAWVSIGGRPVDETAATVARFQPLRWSDWPDQVVIDQ from the coding sequence ATGTGGCGGCGTTTGGGGCAGTTGCCGGGCGATGAGCGTGCCGACCTGCTACCGGCCGCGTGGCGCCTGGTGGTGGTCTGGCTGCTGCTGGGTACGGTCGGCCCGACGCGCAGCCGCCGCTGGCTCGGTCGTTCGGCCAGCAAACCCGCAGTGTCGGATGATGAACTGGCCTGCTGGCGGCGCCGGGCGCTGGGGCTCAAGCGAATCGGGGCCCGCCTGCCCGGTGCGCGCTGCCTGGCGCGCTCGCTGTGTCTGTGGTGGTGGATGCGCTCGGCCGGGCTGGACGCGATGCTCGAAATGGGTGTGCGCCGCGATGAAAGCGGCGCCGTTACCGGCCACGCCTGGGTCAGTATTGGAGGCCGGCCGGTCGACGAGACCGCCGCAACCGTGGCCCGTTTCCAGCCGCTGCGCTGGTCCGACTGGCCCGATCAGGTCGTGATCGATCAATGA
- a CDS encoding PqqD family protein — translation MSFDRIRRAFADGRLTANPLDDGSGVVLDTAGERLLTMNATGMALVQAIEAGTTDEAALTEVLTSRFEVDQERALADLRQFVERLVEALN, via the coding sequence TTGAGTTTTGATCGCATCCGCAGGGCCTTTGCCGATGGCCGGCTGACCGCCAATCCACTTGACGACGGCAGCGGCGTGGTGCTGGACACTGCCGGTGAGCGGCTGCTGACGATGAATGCCACCGGCATGGCGCTGGTGCAAGCCATCGAGGCTGGCACGACCGATGAAGCCGCCCTGACCGAGGTGCTGACAAGCCGCTTCGAAGTCGACCAGGAGCGCGCGCTGGCCGACCTGCGCCAGTTTGTCGAGCGCCTGGTCGAAGCTTTGAACTGA
- a CDS encoding ABC transporter ATP-binding protein has product MRSDPRLQPLTFSLSLLQPHRLRLAGASALLLIEAGATLTLPLLAGRLADSLIGDQPGWSLGAVTATLIAVMLVLTAARIVGSLAMTRVGDDILYTLRCRVFNRLLELPMSEHEQRARGDQLSLLTTDAQALSAFLSGALPGLVPAVLTCAGALVLMARLQPVLALAIVAAVPVGVVALRFWMRSIRQRARELYDAHSQSVSVAEQAIELLPVIKAEAREATQQQAYAGSAAEALAKARRLRLALSPLRPAIQLVAMAGIIALIVLASPALARGELSPGELVTLILYGVFIARPLSALADAYGRWSAAQGALGRLLEALAIPGEQAGGSRPAPQQLQSGIVYRQVDFGYAPDRPVLNRFNLHIRAGECVALTGPNGCGKSTLIWLLLRFYRPQNGRITLDGVDIGEIDARQLRRSVALVPQRVWLFQGTLADNIRLGWPEAGQAEIERAARQAAASQFIEGLPDGYDTMLGPRGARISGGQQQRLALARALLRPAPILVLDEATSMFDEAGEAEVADTLATVKRNRTVILITHRPGLLKLADRVVEVP; this is encoded by the coding sequence ATGCGCTCCGATCCCCGCCTGCAACCGCTGACCTTCAGTCTGTCGTTGCTGCAGCCGCATCGCCTGCGGCTGGCCGGCGCAAGCGCGCTGTTGTTGATCGAGGCCGGCGCCACGCTGACGCTGCCCCTGCTGGCCGGCCGGCTGGCCGATTCACTCATCGGCGACCAGCCCGGCTGGTCGCTTGGCGCGGTGACGGCGACCTTGATCGCGGTCATGCTGGTGCTGACCGCCGCACGCATCGTCGGCAGCCTGGCCATGACCCGCGTCGGCGATGACATTCTCTATACCCTTCGCTGTCGTGTCTTCAACCGGCTGCTCGAACTGCCGATGAGCGAGCACGAGCAGCGCGCCCGCGGCGACCAGCTTTCCCTGCTGACCACTGATGCCCAAGCGCTGTCGGCCTTCCTGTCCGGCGCGCTGCCGGGTCTGGTGCCGGCGGTACTGACCTGCGCAGGCGCCCTGGTGCTGATGGCCAGGCTGCAGCCGGTGCTGGCGCTGGCCATCGTTGCCGCGGTCCCCGTGGGGGTTGTGGCGCTGAGGTTCTGGATGCGCAGCATCCGCCAGCGCGCGCGCGAACTCTATGATGCCCACAGCCAGAGTGTATCGGTGGCCGAGCAGGCCATCGAGCTGCTTCCTGTCATCAAAGCCGAAGCGCGCGAGGCGACCCAGCAGCAGGCCTATGCCGGCAGTGCAGCCGAGGCGCTGGCCAAAGCGCGTCGTCTGCGCCTGGCGCTGTCGCCGCTGCGTCCGGCCATTCAGCTTGTCGCAATGGCCGGAATCATCGCCCTGATCGTGCTGGCCAGCCCGGCCCTGGCGCGCGGCGAGCTCAGCCCCGGTGAACTGGTCACGCTCATTCTCTACGGTGTGTTCATCGCCCGACCGCTGTCGGCCCTGGCCGACGCCTACGGACGCTGGAGTGCCGCCCAGGGCGCGCTGGGGCGGCTGCTTGAAGCTCTGGCCATCCCGGGCGAGCAAGCCGGGGGTTCCCGGCCAGCGCCGCAGCAGCTGCAAAGCGGCATTGTCTACCGCCAGGTCGACTTCGGGTACGCCCCTGACCGGCCGGTGCTCAATCGCTTCAACCTGCACATCCGTGCCGGCGAATGCGTGGCCCTGACCGGGCCGAATGGCTGCGGCAAGTCCACCCTGATCTGGCTGCTGCTGCGATTCTATCGACCGCAAAACGGCCGCATCACGCTCGATGGCGTCGACATCGGGGAAATCGACGCGCGGCAACTGCGCCGCAGCGTTGCCCTGGTGCCACAGCGTGTGTGGCTGTTTCAGGGCACGCTGGCCGACAACATTCGTCTGGGCTGGCCTGAAGCCGGGCAGGCGGAAATCGAACGCGCCGCCCGCCAGGCGGCAGCGAGCCAATTCATCGAGGGACTGCCCGACGGCTACGACACTATGCTCGGCCCGCGCGGTGCGCGGATCTCCGGAGGCCAGCAGCAGCGTCTGGCCCTGGCCCGCGCGCTGCTGCGGCCCGCCCCGATCCTGGTCCTGGACGAGGCCACCTCGATGTTCGATGAAGCCGGTGAAGCCGAGGTGGCCGACACCCTTGCAACGGTCAAGCGAAACCGCACCGTCATTCTTATCACCCACCGGCCGGGCCTGCTCAAGCTGGCCGACCGGGTGGTTGAGGTCCCCTAG
- a CDS encoding radical SAM protein codes for MSSRLTSHAGLLNYATRRQIPLAVSLELTHHCNYRCQHCYIADFHAPDLLSTERVLELLKELADMGTLWLTLTGGEVFLRKDWLTIARHARGLGFSLRLFSNGYLIDNPRADQLAELGCAVEITLYSLNAEVFDRITCRRGSFRRTLAGIERLLERDVELELKTPVLTLNRHCIDDVADYARRIGATFRADPNILPRRDGDSAPCALAVDKRDLLPVVNDSYTGCWSPDEGRAGDDSLPLCGAATRTASIDSAGNVHACTIMPGAGGNLRDRSFREVWENSAWFEEIRRIRRADLAVCGSCEKSSYCGRCHALALKEDGSLYGPSSRACHHAAVIDSGLEQADRSATIPVRIVA; via the coding sequence ATGAGCAGCCGACTCACAAGTCATGCCGGTCTGCTGAACTACGCCACCCGCCGGCAGATCCCGCTGGCGGTGTCGCTGGAGCTGACCCACCACTGCAACTACCGCTGCCAGCACTGCTATATCGCCGATTTCCATGCGCCCGACCTGCTCTCGACCGAACGCGTGCTCGAGCTGCTAAAGGAACTGGCCGACATGGGCACCCTGTGGCTGACCCTGACCGGCGGCGAAGTGTTTTTGCGCAAGGACTGGCTGACCATCGCCCGGCACGCCCGCGGGCTGGGCTTCAGCCTGAGACTCTTTTCCAACGGCTACCTGATCGACAACCCGCGCGCCGACCAGCTCGCCGAGCTGGGCTGCGCGGTCGAGATCACGCTCTACAGCCTTAACGCCGAAGTCTTCGACCGGATCACCTGCCGGCGCGGATCGTTCCGCCGCACCCTGGCCGGGATCGAGCGCCTGCTCGAGCGCGACGTCGAGCTGGAGCTGAAAACCCCGGTATTGACGCTCAACCGTCACTGCATTGACGACGTGGCCGACTACGCCCGGCGCATCGGCGCGACGTTCCGCGCCGACCCCAACATTCTTCCCCGGCGGGACGGGGATTCGGCGCCCTGTGCGCTGGCCGTGGACAAGCGTGATCTGCTGCCTGTCGTCAACGACAGCTATACCGGATGCTGGTCGCCGGACGAAGGCAGGGCCGGCGATGATTCGCTGCCGCTGTGTGGCGCCGCGACTCGAACCGCGAGCATCGACTCTGCCGGCAACGTCCATGCCTGCACCATCATGCCCGGCGCCGGCGGCAACCTGCGCGATCGGTCCTTTCGCGAAGTGTGGGAAAACTCGGCCTGGTTCGAAGAAATCCGCCGCATCCGGCGGGCCGACCTGGCGGTATGCGGCAGCTGCGAGAAAAGCAGCTACTGCGGCCGCTGCCACGCCCTGGCGCTGAAAGAAGACGGCAGTCTGTATGGCCCGTCCAGCAGGGCCTGTCACCATGCCGCGGTGATCGATTCCGGCCTCGAACAAGCGGATCGGTCCGCAACGATTCCGGTCCGGATCGTGGCCTGA
- the ltrA gene encoding group II intron reverse transcriptase/maturase — MAMSLTTPDRIRSLQRKLYRKAKAEPDCRFHQLYDKVWREDILFHAWRLARAKAGAPGVDGVTFVQIEAEGLADWLDRLREELREKTYRPQPVRRVLIPKPGGGERPLGIPTIRDRVVQTAVKLVIEPIFEADLDDSAYGYRPRRGAGEAIRRVHELLCQGYTAVVDADLSKYFDTIPHEALMQSVARRIVDRALLRLIKQFLKVPIEEDDGKGGKRMTGGRKQTRGTPQGGVISPLLANLYMNRLLKYWRSTGRDRAWQAQIVSYADDFVILCRHTATPALKWTQAVLTRLGLILNEDKTRLCDARQETFDFLGYSFGPHCYRKTGRWYLGASPSRKSVQRIKTRLRGLLVPGNLGAWPTVRDELNQILAGWSSYYGYGTRYQAYRAVDHFVADRVRHFLKRRHKMPNRATRRLPIDVVFDRLGVVRLRDVHLNTSPCAS, encoded by the coding sequence TTGGCGATGAGCCTGACAACACCGGACAGGATCAGGAGCTTGCAGAGAAAGCTTTATCGCAAGGCGAAGGCGGAACCGGACTGCCGGTTTCACCAACTCTACGACAAGGTCTGGCGAGAAGACATTCTGTTCCATGCCTGGCGGCTGGCCCGTGCCAAAGCGGGAGCGCCGGGTGTGGACGGGGTGACTTTTGTCCAGATCGAAGCGGAAGGGCTGGCGGACTGGCTGGATCGGTTGCGTGAGGAGTTGCGTGAGAAGACGTATCGGCCCCAGCCGGTACGGCGTGTTCTGATTCCCAAGCCAGGCGGCGGTGAGCGCCCGCTCGGGATCCCGACGATTCGGGACCGGGTGGTGCAAACGGCGGTCAAGCTGGTGATCGAACCGATCTTCGAAGCGGATCTCGACGACAGTGCCTACGGTTACCGACCCCGACGCGGTGCGGGCGAGGCGATCCGGAGAGTGCACGAACTGCTCTGCCAGGGCTACACGGCGGTGGTGGACGCTGACTTGTCGAAGTACTTCGACACGATCCCGCACGAGGCGCTGATGCAATCGGTGGCCCGCCGGATCGTGGACCGGGCCCTTCTGCGGCTGATCAAGCAGTTTCTGAAGGTGCCGATCGAAGAAGACGACGGCAAGGGTGGCAAGCGCATGACCGGTGGGCGCAAGCAGACCCGGGGCACGCCACAAGGTGGCGTGATCAGCCCGCTGCTGGCCAACCTGTACATGAACCGGCTGCTCAAATACTGGCGTTCCACGGGCCGGGATCGCGCCTGGCAGGCGCAGATTGTCTCCTATGCGGACGACTTCGTGATCCTGTGTCGTCACACGGCAACACCGGCACTGAAGTGGACGCAGGCTGTGCTGACCCGGCTGGGTCTGATCCTCAATGAGGACAAGACCCGGTTGTGCGACGCGCGGCAAGAGACGTTCGACTTTCTGGGCTACTCGTTTGGTCCGCACTGTTACCGGAAGACGGGTCGTTGGTATCTGGGTGCAAGTCCGTCGCGCAAGAGCGTGCAGCGCATCAAGACACGCCTCCGCGGTCTTCTGGTGCCGGGTAATCTGGGTGCCTGGCCGACGGTACGAGACGAACTCAACCAGATTCTGGCGGGTTGGTCGTCGTATTACGGTTATGGCACGCGTTACCAGGCCTATCGGGCCGTGGATCACTTTGTGGCAGATCGCGTGCGTCATTTCCTCAAACGCCGGCATAAGATGCCCAATCGGGCGACCCGGCGCCTGCCGATCGATGTTGTTTTCGATCGTCTGGGCGTGGTGCGCCTGCGCGATGTGCATCTGAACACCTCGCCGTGTGCCTCGTGA